DNA from Fibrobacter sp. UWP2:
CATTCCATCGCAGCGTGAGCGTGGATGAATTCTACTACAATGGCGACGGCACTATGAAGGAACTGACCTTCACGAAGGAAGGTCCGAAGCAGATTGAGAACTTCGATCCGTATGACTGGTATCCGGCACTCACCTGCTCCAAGCAGAAGGGCATTCGTAGCCGTTCCAACTGGAATCCTGGCAAGGTCGCCGAGCACCTGTTGCTCCCGCTTTCCACGAAGGAATCGTGGATTCGCGTGAGTGGTGTGGACTTCGGTACCGCTGCCACTGGTTTCGTGGTGCAGGCCGCAAGCACGGCTGATGGCGACAAGGTCGAAATCCATACGGGTTCTGCGACGGGTACGCTCGCCGGCACCTGCACGCTCAAGAATACCGGCAACAAGAATACCTTTGCCGAAAACTCCTGCGAAGTTACTGGCCTCAAGGGCATCGTGGAACAGGTGTTCCTGGTGTTCAAGGGCAGCAGGGATTCTACCATGGCCATCAAGGCGTGGGGCTTCGAAGGAAGCGGCACGACTCCTCCTGAACCGCAGAAGCCGTTCGGTGGCAAGGCATGGGTGGTGCCGGGCAAGATCGAGGCGGAAAACTTCGACGAACCGGGTACGGGCCGCGGTGGCGATGTCGATTCTTACAATGAATCTGATTCCGAGAACCACGGCGATAGCGACCTCCGCGACGGCACTGGAGTGGACCTCTACAAGAAGGCGACCGGCGTCGTGGTGGGCTACAATACCGAGGGCGAATGGCTCGAATATACCATCAACGTGGCAAAGGCCGGCGACTACACGCTCTATGCCGCTGTCGCTGCTGCGGGCAACACCTCCAGCTTCAAGTTTAGCCTCGACGGGACGGATATTACCGATGAAATCTCCGTGCCCGCTGCAAGTTCGGGCGAAGAAAATTACGAAGATTACAACAAGGTCAAGGCCAACATCACGCTCCCCGCGGGTGAACATGTTCTGAGGCTCACGGTTGTCGGCTCCTGGTTCGATATTGACTACTTCAACATTCTCGAAGGCAAGGACGCTGAAGATACCGAGCCTATTAGTCCGCAGGCCATTGGCAAGGTTGCCCAATTCAACCATGCCGTTACCAGCACCTACCGCGTGTTCAACGTGACGGGCAAGATGGTGGGGACGGTCGAGATGCAGGGCAAAACGGCCTCCCAGGCGCTGACCGATGCCGGATTTAACAAAGGAATTTACATGTTGCGCTCCATGGACGGTAAAATGAAGTTCATGGCCACCGCAAAGTAGAAGAGCTCCCTAAACACCACACATCCAAACCGGCGCCCTTACGGCGTCATAAAGTCCCCCGAGGCATTTCGCTTCGGGGGACTTTTTTTTTGTCCACTATTGACAATTAGTCAATGAAATAATTCGTTTTGGTTAGAAAAAAGCCTTTTTAAGGGGTATTTTTAAGTTTGGGAGTGTGCAATCAGCACACTCTGTGTTGACAAGGGTGGTTCTTATGAATAAGAAACTAGCGCTTAGGGCGCTTTGTGGGATTATGGCCGCATCTACTGCGGTTTTCTCAAGTACAGTCAATGTCGATGTTACCGACGAACACCAGGTGATTCGCGGGTTTGGTGGCATGGTGCATAACCAGTGGCAGGGCGGTGGCGGCCTTTCCGAAGCCGATGCCAAGCTTGCGTTCGGTACGGGCGATGGCCAGATTGGCCTCAACACGCTCCGCATTCCGGTGTATGCAAGTTCGAACGATTTCAATAAGGAAGTGCAGGCTGCAAAGTATGCGAAGGCTGTGGCCGGTGATGACTTTATCTTGTATGCAACTCCGTGGACTTCGCCTTATGCGGGTGCTAACCAGCACATGGCCGCTTCGAACTACCAGAAGTACGTGGATCACCTGAACAGCTTTACCGCTTACATGAAGAACCAGGGTGTTCCTCTGTATGCCATCTCCATCAGTAACGAACCGGACTGGTGCGGTGAATGGGCTTGTTGGAGCGCCGACGAAATCTACAAC
Protein-coding regions in this window:
- a CDS encoding carbohydrate-binding protein: MGLKKSLTAACLLAGAGMYALADNPISAYHYLADPGAAADDTYFYVITDSDDPAAANANGYNIKALYGFRTKDMKNWTDFGIIYDARKVDGIGDIWASDIAVNPKDGKLYIVFPDGGGGGVGLISADSIAGPWANPVSGGKKLINNWGGGLADCDGIGWCFDPGIFFDDDGTGYFTFGGGSSDSRPAANNNNDIFNIYKFNSDMKGFDVSSKTHLKIGGPKAMEASYIHKYKGKYYLSYSTADLRIAYGMSDKPMGPYEYKGIFMGNPSIGGQNINANNNNHHGIAEFKGHWYVAYHDRRIANGYDGLEKIPADDGQANPVPAFHRSVSVDEFYYNGDGTMKELTFTKEGPKQIENFDPYDWYPALTCSKQKGIRSRSNWNPGKVAEHLLLPLSTKESWIRVSGVDFGTAATGFVVQAASTADGDKVEIHTGSATGTLAGTCTLKNTGNKNTFAENSCEVTGLKGIVEQVFLVFKGSRDSTMAIKAWGFEGSGTTPPEPQKPFGGKAWVVPGKIEAENFDEPGTGRGGDVDSYNESDSENHGDSDLRDGTGVDLYKKATGVVVGYNTEGEWLEYTINVAKAGDYTLYAAVAAAGNTSSFKFSLDGTDITDEISVPAASSGEENYEDYNKVKANITLPAGEHVLRLTVVGSWFDIDYFNILEGKDAEDTEPISPQAIGKVAQFNHAVTSTYRVFNVTGKMVGTVEMQGKTASQALTDAGFNKGIYMLRSMDGKMKFMATAK